ACAGGTTTATAAAATTGCTGCATCATGCACATTTGTAAAGCATGTGGACGGCAAAATTAAAGAActattgttcattaattttttaatgttttaaatccatcaaatattaatgtttaaattattacaatatgttatttttaatgattaaaattttttctatttgttatataataaatagtctttaaaaagttttctcAGATGTTTATACGTACAGATATAGATTAATGATGAGATATGtcgataaatttttacaatttaatttcatttggcagaaaattaatgcaattatcACCCTAAGTTACTTTCTCACGTCGACGAATCTGTTCTGAGTTATGTTGTGTAAGTGTAGAATTCGTTATATAAAGATTCTTCAGAATTATACGTTTGATCTTGAACAGACTACCCGTTATCTATTGACGTAGGTGATGCGTAGGTATGGAGCTACTCGAAATATTTTCAGGCACTACTCTACGTGCTGTTAACGTGTGAGAATTCGTTCTCTTGCCGAAAGTAGTCATTAATATTCCAAAGTAGACGATGAAATAATTTATCTCAAATTAGAATCTTAAAATGGAACGATATCATCTTCAGGAGAAGATTTATCAAGCTTCTATCTTTTTGATGTACTACattattgatttcaaattttatatttgaatttaaaatttagtttgaGTTTAGTTCTTTAATCTAATTGATTATGGTACTTCCTATACATttgacaataaaaaaacaatcatttaaattttttaaattttaatttgttattgatacgtaataataaaaaattacagtatgatattttcttactatttgagaaaaaattaaaagaattttaatatatattttatatattttaatttattatttttatatattttataatttatcccATGTCTTACATTATTAACAAGTTACATGTTTTATTACTCACATTTAAGCCCATCGACTCGGCCAAAAAATTCCGAGCTTGCTCATCTTCATCTCTGTCGCTATCCGTTTCCAGCAAAGCTTCAGTTGGTTCTTCAATGCACTCTTCTTCATTTAAGATgtcttcttcttcgtcttcttcttgtgtttcatctttcttttttgGAAGCGGACCTTCTGCTTGCTCCTGGGCACGAACTTTTTCTGCGAGCAACGTGCCAAGATTTTCGAAAAAGCCGCCATCTGATTCTTGTATTCTGAAATaagatatcattttttaattatttttcacttatctattataaaagtttatatctttTAGCGTTTTCATAAaagcgtttttataaaaaatctattttattttttttttacattattatatctacgtatgtacgtatgtatatattggTAGTATctgtaacaatataaaaataacaatacgGTTTGCAGAGCATGCTATCAGCGCTattcccttgaaaaaaaagttgataaacttgtttcagtaaactgattactgatcagtaactgatgatattttatcagttaactgacaaaatataatcagttactgatcagtaatcagtttcttgaaacaagtttatcaacttttttttcaagagaattgtgtcattttattcttattttacgtCTAATGACCGATAAAGACAGAATAAGCGACAACAGCGCTCTCTCTGACCACAGTCAACATGTTCACGTAATACATTAATacatcgtaaaaataaaattctagtgTATACAATTAGTTATTAGAGTTTTTAAAACTCTAATAACTTATTTAGAAACATATAAACTTAGCAAACATCTACGccatattataacataatttaaaattaatataaatttcacacatatagtataaataatttaattaacttaaacaTATATTACAGCACTTTTTGCTAATTATTGTGAATATTTGGAAATAAACTACacataaataagatttttaaaataaatgtatggaTCCGActttgagaaagaaagaaagggaagAAACATGTGGGAAATTTTTAGGAAACATATTGGATGCGAGCACacatctaattgtaagtatacaACTTATTGCAAAGCATGACTTCGAAAAAGCGCATAAAATATTGCAGTGCTACTATACTAAAACGCAGTGCAATTTCTTCTATCAATACGTATTaggcgcacacacacatacagacaCATACAGCCATGACATCTCATTTCACCTTTTGCTAATAAAGTTGAACGCCGCAAATTTCCAATAGAATCTCGCGACGGTCACTTCTTTCACTTCCGGCTTTTGAGACATTCGGAAAGCGGCAATCGCGTAGTAAGGATGTATCTCGTCCAGTTTTTCAAAATGCGCCATTTTCCTTTTCTTAGTCCTTCAGCAAAAATATAACACGTCTTCCAATGAAAATTTACGCAGAACAAATCgctttacattattaaattagaaaaattcacgattaaattttatttagaatttgcCTTTgacaaatttagaatttttatatttaatttacatactaaacgtaataaaaataactaggtacatataatttcttttgtatttaaatattatcatacacataacaaaaaatgtacaaataattattctaatattattttcgtGAAGGAcacgatataaaataattgcctATCGTTGACGTTTctgttcaaattaaaaattgttaataatgtttattataatgtaaatataattttacagaataaaaattcaGTTATGAAACTAACAATTAAATCTTCTCAGAAAATTTGAATACTTGTTTACACACATTTGCACTGTTTAACTGCACTTGGACAGACTTCTGTTGCCGAATATAATACCGTTTTGATAAGACGCAGCTCGATACACTATGACATTAGCAAATATCACTTCCAAATAACTTTGGCATGCAATATATCATGCAAGAATCAACTGATAGCTTGAAAGAAATTGACGTTTGTGCTCACATTTCAGTATGCCGGATTATTTTTCTTAAGTCATTGAGTTATCTTTTACAATCTAGAAGCTATATTCTCGTTCAACAGCTTTGTTCATACTGACTATCACAACATTACGGCTTGGCATATAAACCGGAAACTTAATTGCACGATGTTTTTCCTGGTACGGAGAAGGGATCACACAGTGAGTTACTCAAAACAATTCCCGCGCGCAAATTACGGCCTACAGATTCCGCAAAATTAATTGGATTGTTTAGACGCATTAGATGTTCACATGAATACTTTTGGAAATACGCAATGGTCCATGTTTGTCTGCAAAGTGAATAAAGATTCAAAGTTGGAAACAGGTAGCAGGTAGGCGACTAGCAGGTAGGAGGAATCAGGACATGCGTGGGATTtgattgtacaaaaaattagcGAAGACATTTAAAATACGTTAGCTGCAATGTGTAtgtttgaatataattatattcataaaaacaCAATGTTTGTACATACACATCTGATAGAAGATAATTGTGATTCACGAATTTGTAAAATACTTAGTCGAATAAAGATATTATTCTCTTagtttacttaaattaattaatatctcttagagctttttacacatttttcaataatttcacaattttttagaaaatctaCAAGTGCATTATGCAATCAGTgcataaattcaaataaattacgtGTAACATCAGATAAGATAACATATGATAATTTTGTGTAACAAGtatgaattaatttataacgtACACTAAATGACTTTAAGTTGATATCTGGGATCTGTATTTCCCTGTTTGTCtctcatttaaattaatattaggtAACCATTAAGTACTTGCATAACAAAAAACAGGATACTCTTTGATTCATTTCAGTTAAATTTAGAATTGGCTGAAacttttattaaactattatatttgattaacttatctttttttatcctaaaaaaatgtataaaagagTAAAGTACAGTTgacaaaattaatcaattttttactaacaaatattgtaaataataaaaacaatttgttaataaatattgtaaaaaaatagtttttgaagATAAAACAAGAAAGACGCTCTCGAATTACGCCCGTGAAGCGAGAAGAACAAGAAATAGATGTTCGTTGACTTGCGTCACTGCtgcattcctttttttttggaGCAATGCATTGCATCCTTCTGAGCCTCTTTTATTCTTAACTCAAGAACTAAATGATTCATGGTATCAGATACCACAAGAGTATTCTGCGGTCGATCGTCTCTTGAAAAATGTATGCTtgttcgattttattttatattattttgctgtCTACTTTTAACTTCTTACAACATGGCAATATCTACGGCTGAATAATTCAGCTGAATTGTCTATCTAATCGATAATCAAATTTGATACAAATCAATCTCATATGAACTAATTAGTTTTACTTggcataaatttattatttgtttataaaatatataacatcgAAAAAGTCTTGTTATGTAAGtatgatattttttatcataggattttaatgaaaaattaaacttgtaaattttGTGCTGTTTAGCATATAAATGTGTTTTGattcaatcatttttattaccTGTTCATCAATTTAAAACAGTGTTGTATACTTTAAGTTTATCTTCATAATAAGGATAAAGTCAATTATGATGTAAGTTATAAGAGATCTTTAATAAGCTAAATGaccttgaaataatattatctgGAACGTTTGCATTTTCAATTTCATTGTTCAACATAATAAACTGCACATGACTCAAATATGACgtatatgttattttatcaataaatacataaataattatatagataaattttttagtaatttgttaaaaatgttgcagTGTTTTATGCTTTGAGTATCTcgcaatatataaaatgttaaatcttATAACAAGTTTGAAAAGTCATGAGTCTGTAAATCAACAACAGCGTGATGTTacgtaatatgtatataattagcgtataaaaagtatttttatttgaaaaaagctGCCATTGCTTTAACCTCGTCAATATTGAAACGTTCGTCAATCACTTCCGCAAACTTGAGTAACTATTTGACGTTTACAATGACGACACTTCATAACTTTAAAGGTCTCGCTAATTGTAAGATGATATCAGAGAACCAATTTAGGTTTTAACTATTCTCGCTGGCCATTCACCTAACAATCTAAGGCGCCACTTCTTTCTTATCAAGTCAGTCTTGACGATCGGGGAAACCAGGGAATTCCATTTGAATGTGACGTGCGCGGTTTTTTGTGAACGCATGCCAATTAATTGAGAAAACCGtgggaaagaataaaaatagaacTAGATACAATGTTATGCTTCTTTACAAAAAAGGGCTATTGGAATACTTGTATGATTCACAACTGTGACTTTcctttgttataattaatttttttttaaagttttatttttattgatagaaaatttatttgattagaacataacatctattttttttacaaatttaaataaatatattaattaccaaattatacaatttatatgtaatttaataattataatagtgaACGAATTATGccattgttatatttattataattaaacaattattaaattaacaaatttacaactAATTGGgctaaattaaataacatgctaattttaaaattaaataataattaaatatattttataaaatgttgggTTGGAACAAAAATTCATAGCGTTGCTTGAGTGCATTTCATAATATATAGATAGTAGAAAGATTTGTATAATAAACAATGTTTGTACGTATGCACCGCTATAAACTTTTGTtctaattcaataaatatataaataaacaaatatatatatatatatatatatatatatgtgtgtgtatttactttatgtatacattattttgcttgaattaaaattaaaattacaataaaaatattaattaattaaatatattatatgtgctatgtatatatgtatacatattacatCCTATGGTATACtacattttgatttaaatttaatatttaagcgATTATTATCTCAGCATTTGTCAAATCCATCCACTTATGCACCGGAAGCAATTTTCAATACGTGCGTTAATAAGCTATGTGCATTAATCGGATTACACCTGACCAAATTATTTCACAGATGGTCGCTTTTATGTTCCTCACGTAACGTCAGTAGTTAATTATCTCTTACAAAGACGTCAGAAGTTGGTTATGAATCATATAACAGCGAATCGACCTTGGACACCAGATCTCACGGAACAGCATGTATATATAGACACACCTATGTTTTGCATACACAGGTATAGAACTCAGACCTGTTAGCTGCCACGTAGTCCGTCTTCTAAACTCTCCGCGTTAGTCTCATTCTATTAATAAATCCTGCACGCATCACGtctagttaaaatttaatttgaggTTTTACCAATTGATTAGGAGCACGCGTCTCGTTTATATATAAATCGTATTAGCATTATCGTTAATCATGAAGATTATGAATATGGATGCAGAGCTCACTGTTATCGACGCTCCAGTTTCGTGCCAAAAATAAACCATACATCATGCTTTCATCTCGCTTTCCTTGATGTTATTATCAGTACAATACTATTTCCaagtattaataatttgcacgaaatcaaaaaagttttagattttataatgttataaattcaatttatattggTAGCATTTTATTGCagcacattaaaattaaataatgtaataacttttaacaaataatataactttttaaggatattcttcttttgtttaagaagattaatattttttttcgatatatttatcattacgtATAAGCTGATAGATGTTGCATGTACTTTACTCATATAAATGTAAGAGAAAGTGTTGttgcaaaataatgttttgaaataatGCATTCCATACATATTTCATTCTTAGaccatatattattttatatgtataaaagttattttaaattaatttgttataaatatacagattttatctttatataagattattttatcaataaataattataaataaataattacaaaattattgaataatatttcctctataattttatcattataatttatttaataatttaaataattttttcccttgttcaataaataatgtaaaattttctgcaAGAAAACTGTGTCTTCCATCAAAGCACGCAAGAGACAGAATAATTAATAGTCGACGATAATGAAACGCAATTGAAATCCCTTTACCTTATCTCGTGCTCTGATTTCTCTCGCCCCTCGCTTTGCTTTGCTAATTTCTCTTCTACAATCTtgtggtaaaaatttttccacaTAGCTTCTTCATCCATCTTCTCTCGAATTCTACGATCTCACGCAATGAATTACAGCGCACTTATATACGTGTTTCAGTATCCTTCAGATACTTCACCGTTATTTTAAGCATACAATTATCAACGATATGTTATAATTGCGTAACTTCTGGAAAACTACGTATGTATATTAATCACGCACTCACTAAAATACTTCTCGTCAGATATTGACTTCTCGTGCGTAGGAAATTTAAGTGCGTTTCGCAACGAAAGTATGCCGGCTGGAGTTAAGACCGGTATAGGTGCGACTAGTAAGCGTTCCATTTATTCTTGAATGAAACAATCAACCGTTCACTTTACTTTTTGATCGCTCGGTAGATGGCTCCTGTTGTCAAGTCACAGAAAGCGTTCTCACTTCTTTTACCCGTAAcgcttattttacaaaatgttctGCGTTGTTCAaacgatttaaattttatggtattattttattaaaaaatattctttatttattcaggAATACcaaattttgtttaagtaaTTACACCatgtaaagaatttaattccctttatatattaagaattttatgtttaaaattaatttataataagaattaatttataatataaattaactaacatattgtatatatgtaagCCTTTTACTAGcgtcttttaattaattaatttttttttttttttggtttgttctaaggataaaaaattaaagctgGGATTAATGTTAAAGAAATCAATCCTAGAaaattagtatataaaaaattaaaatttattgcatatttatttgttttggctaacatttaagtaaaaattaggTAATTagcgtaaagaaaaaaaatgtttgctctGTTCATTTCATTCGTAATTTATGTGTCATAGTTATGATGTCAGGCTAATTAAATAATCATCCGAGACGCGCAGTTGTGTAAGTGATTCAACAGATTCGTGGAGTTTAATCTGTCTTCTCGATGACATCATTTATTATGCAGGTGATCTCTTTGTAAGAAAAGGAACGTGTGAAATCGATATCAAAGAATTATCGCTTAATGTATGTTTCTTATGTCTTACATTGTATTACTTCTTCTAAACCAAATCGtgataagataatttaattcaaagtatggaaaatttacatgaaaaatagtttttaataattgttgataaCCACTGATATAACAATATATTCAGTCAACTATTAcaccttataaaaaaataaagttaactaaaaaaaatatacaatatcaCTTTTATCGTTGACAACATTGATAACAATGTTTATCATTTAGTTCATTGAAATATCTtgtgctattttattttatcgtaaaCACGAGAAGACAGTAACGCAAACGCACTCCATTACTAATTCTAGACCAGTACCTGTATGGGAATTGATTCCTGGTAAAAGCTGGTATCCAGACTGACGCGGATGTTGCGATCGTTGCGATCCTGGAACGCAGGCGCAAGTCGCCATTTCGCTTGATACTATACATACTATGGGTACATACATCACTGCGAATGCGTTGAAGCAAaacatcaataatgtttctgcAGTATTATGAAATCGAGATTCTATATATTGCTTTAATCTTTACACTagatattaatttactttttcataaaaattgtaaatatcgaTTATTGTGCTGTAATATCGAAAAGATATCTTGTATTATCATTATCGTATCACGTTATGTATGAGGTAACATTAACGTCTGTTTGAACAAAAGCATAAATTTTCCACTTTTGCAATATACGCCTAATGTATAGCTTGCAATGAGATAAGTTTAACTAAACTTccaagaaatattttctattgttcttCGGGTAAATTATATGATGTGTGTCTGAAAAAATCTACATAAAAGCGAACTATAGTTATCTGCAACCATAGTAAGCTGAAAACATGCgttgcaaattaattatattgtttctgTTCTTcggtaatatattatttttatttttgtaaaaataagtttataattaataattaatattcggTTCTTTCTACAATTTTCAGCagagattaatatattttgtgtgaCGACGGAAGGAATTAATCGTCATGAAACGTTTTCTACATGTACAGCATCCCAAAAAAATCAATCAAATGCTGCATCATTTGTTCTATTAAATCCAAAACAGATTCAACATGCGGAAGCAATAATAAAGTATTTCTTGGCAAGATTAACTGGACCGATGTCAATTGGTCAGCCAATAACTCTGAGATTGTCGTCTCCCAATGGAGGGAATTTGGAGAGCACAATTAGTGGGATAAGCAAGATGATACGTGCAAAAATTATGGAATTTGTGAGAAGCAGCGGATTAACTGCATCAGTTCGTCAATATAAGCAAACATTGTGGAATTCTACAATCTCTAAAGATTGGTTTACTGAAAGTCTGGTTCAGGGATCGCTGCTATTACACGATCTGTTCAATATCGGAGAAGAAGTTCGATTTGCGATCGATCATCactttaaaacatataatatgaTCTTGTATGAAGATAAAGTGAGTTTGTAAAAATATCGAAAGATAATAGATTGTTTAAGGTACTCGAGATACACTTAAAAACATATAACATGATCttatataaagataaagtgAGTTTGTAAAAATGTGGAAAGATAATAGATTGTCTAAAGCACTCGAGATACAGCTACGCGATAAATCACAGCTTTTGACTAAACcatttaattgcaatattattgagaAGAAAAGTACTTCTAGGCAACCTACTTTTAGATTAAGATAATTgcacataaataatattcataatttataattttttattttaggaattATCACTACGCAAAACAACaagaaattttaagtttttcaaTACTATAAACGATGCAGCTAGTTTTAgcgaaaagttatttaaatgcTTATTACCGGTGACGAACAGGAGGAATCCAACATCATCTTTCAATCTCAATCGAGCTTTTGCAAACTTAGCAAGAGAGTCACCAGACAACACCGTGAAATCATTTAAGTCCAGCTTAGATCGAGCATTCGTTCTTTCTGCACCAAGTAACGGCACAGCCAGTGAACAATTATACATGCTGCTATGTCATTCACTTGTTGAAAGGATCAGTCTTTATGGCGATTGTATCAAAGAGTTACGACGTTTCGTGACTTGCATGTCATCATCGAGTAATGAAGACTTGAACGGGACAACTCATCATAGATTTCTTCCCAAACCGTGGTTAAGCGTTATTGAACGTTTAAGTGGATGTAAGGTTAATATCGATGAAAACGGCAATGCGAATATTCACTGCAACTTCCATCGAAGACTACCGAAGACTACAAAGCagcaagtaaaatatatttacgagaAAATGTTAAATCAACGGATATCCAGGCGGTCACCTCTTTATCGTGTCGCGAATGAACTCGGAAATGCTCTCTCGAGAAGCAGATGGGGAAGACAATTAACGTACGACATATGTCAGTACTTTGCGATTTATCAGGAAGGTCAGAGGAGATTGAATATGCTTTCGAAGAATGCCACTAAGAACAAGAGAGCAGCTATGAGGTTaacgatattttaataactcatgtgactaattaatttttattacggtATAGCTTGTCATGGAAGTACTACGTTAAAAGCGTATAactaaaataatactttattgaTAAAGTTACATATAAtctttttagatataaaaagatGTCCGTGtcattgaatatatataaaaatggagtattgaaaaaaactatGCTTGCTATTGAGAACATTCATCATTCCGCTTTAGAGATACAAAAATATCTTATCCGTGGTATTAGGAGTTCCTTTGAAGAATCATGGAAGA
The Solenopsis invicta isolate M01_SB chromosome 16, UNIL_Sinv_3.0, whole genome shotgun sequence genome window above contains:
- the LOC105194864 gene encoding uncharacterized protein LOC105194864 isoform X1 is translated as MRCKLIILFLFFAEINIFCVTTEGINRHETFSTCTASQKNQSNAASFVLLNPKQIQHAEAIIKYFLARLTGPMSIGQPITLRLSSPNGGNLESTISGISKMIRAKIMEFVRSSGLTASVRQYKQTLWNSTISKDWFTESLVQGSLLLHDLFNIGEEVRFAIDHHFKTYNMILYEDKELSLRKTTRNFKFFNTINDAASFSEKLFKCLLPVTNRRNPTSSFNLNRAFANLARESPDNTVKSFKSSLDRAFVLSAPSNGTASEQLYMLLCHSLVERISLYGDCIKELRRFVTCMSSSSNEDLNGTTHHRFLPKPWLSVIERLSGCKVNIDENGNANIHCNFHRRLPKTTKQQVKYIYEKMLNQRISRRSPLYRVANELGNALSRSRWGRQLTYDICQYFAIYQEGQRRLNMLSKNATKNKRAAMRYKKMSVSLNIYKNGVLKKTMLAIENIHHSALEIQKYLIRGIRSSFEESWKSHFKILVCLSEWMQKLLELFGCGNLSDTDVDTSISTDTSSINMTDLNSASEPDENNQMKHLSIYSRKDQLRKEADITFEKLMRLMNHISRMRSRNDKSTLACLANNLLLVTMFMETISFVSTLFCLGEHKDESNPEQIAEEWDLLGRERRSLLFGDFAEIDTIKKVSPIVPIAEEIGNIYAKNYINSVQSVPTNATNNSYGLIRTTLRSDE
- the LOC105194864 gene encoding uncharacterized protein LOC105194864 isoform X2; this encodes MRCKLIILFLFFEINIFCVTTEGINRHETFSTCTASQKNQSNAASFVLLNPKQIQHAEAIIKYFLARLTGPMSIGQPITLRLSSPNGGNLESTISGISKMIRAKIMEFVRSSGLTASVRQYKQTLWNSTISKDWFTESLVQGSLLLHDLFNIGEEVRFAIDHHFKTYNMILYEDKELSLRKTTRNFKFFNTINDAASFSEKLFKCLLPVTNRRNPTSSFNLNRAFANLARESPDNTVKSFKSSLDRAFVLSAPSNGTASEQLYMLLCHSLVERISLYGDCIKELRRFVTCMSSSSNEDLNGTTHHRFLPKPWLSVIERLSGCKVNIDENGNANIHCNFHRRLPKTTKQQVKYIYEKMLNQRISRRSPLYRVANELGNALSRSRWGRQLTYDICQYFAIYQEGQRRLNMLSKNATKNKRAAMRYKKMSVSLNIYKNGVLKKTMLAIENIHHSALEIQKYLIRGIRSSFEESWKSHFKILVCLSEWMQKLLELFGCGNLSDTDVDTSISTDTSSINMTDLNSASEPDENNQMKHLSIYSRKDQLRKEADITFEKLMRLMNHISRMRSRNDKSTLACLANNLLLVTMFMETISFVSTLFCLGEHKDESNPEQIAEEWDLLGRERRSLLFGDFAEIDTIKKVSPIVPIAEEIGNIYAKNYINSVQSVPTNATNNSYGLIRTTLRSDE